A portion of the Haemorhous mexicanus isolate bHaeMex1 chromosome 3, bHaeMex1.pri, whole genome shotgun sequence genome contains these proteins:
- the LOC132325869 gene encoding taste receptor type 2 member 9-like — MEAPFSPPPQSNVTSYGVMALAIITLEVFAGMWINSFIICVLCIAWVKKKTLNSNEKILLLLGCSRFWYLCFTWIYRFLSKIYPNFLYVQTIRQLVRSLAAFFNYSNLWVTACLCGFYCIKIANFRNSFFIYLKVKIDRMVPWLLLGSEISALVIGIVIGDLNETLQRNNITSTYQGNFWEVSLRKDKHLLSSFLLSGFVFTTSFMVVILAAVSLLFSLWRHKRTMQTNSMKDLSVDAHIRAMKSVLSFLVMYSINFVCLVLTIIYATKKENIMALLIYLYLCAFPGVHSLILIFSNPKLEKALLKIVASVKCEFLMK; from the coding sequence ATGGAAGCTCCTTTCTCTCCACCGCCGCAATCCAATGTCACTTCATATGGAGTCATGGCTTTGGCCATCATCACCCTGGAGGTGTTTGCAGGCATGTGGATAAATTCTTTCATTATTTGTGTGCTTTGCATTGCCtgggtgaaaaagaaaaccctgaaCTCTAATGAGAAGATCTTGCTATTGCTGGGATGTTCCAGGTTTTGGTATTTGTGCTTCACATGGATATACCGCTTCCTTTCAAAAATTTATCCCAATTTCCTTTACGTTCAAACCATACGTCAACTAGTTAGATCATTAGcagcattttttaattattccaaCTTGTGGGTCACAGCTTGTCTTTGTGGTTTCTACTGCataaaaattgccaatttcagGAACAGCTTCTTCATCTACCTGAAAGTAAAAATTGACAGGATGGTGCCCTGGCTCTTGTTGGGCTCAGAGATTTCAGCCTTGGTTATTGGCATCGTTATCGGTGACCTCAATGAAACTCTCCAGAGGAACAACATCACTTCCACCTACCAAGGAAATTTTTGGGAAGTATCTTTGAGAAAGGATAAAcatcttctctcttcttttttactCTCTGGCTTTGTATTTACTACTTCATTCATGGTAGTCATCCTTGCTgctgtttcccttctcttttctctctggagaCACAAGCGCACAATGCAGACAAACTCCATGAAGGACCTTAGCGTGGATGCCCACATCAGAGCAATGAAATCTGTCCTCTCCTTCTTAGTGATGTACAGCATCAACTTTGTATGTTTGGTCTTGACAATAATTTATGCCAcgaagaaagaaaatatcatggcACTCCTTATATACCTATATTTGTGTGCATTTCCAGGTGTTCATTCCCTTATTCTCATTTTCAGCAATCCCAAGCTGGAAAAGGCACTGCTGAAGATTGTTGCCAGTGTGAAGTGTGAGTTTTTAATGAAGTAG